A single genomic interval of Nitrosomonadales bacterium harbors:
- a CDS encoding histidinol-phosphate transaminase has protein sequence MNYAELAPPYIRAIAPYQPGKPISELERELGITGIVKLASNENPLGASAAAVAAMQEAIKTIALYPDGNGFELKEALSRRYGVAHPGITLGNGSNDLLELMARAFLAPGDKVVYSAHAFAVYALATQAVGATGISVPATKGYGHDLQAMLEAARENNAKIVFIANPNNPTGTLLEAGELAAFLQHLPPEILVVLDEAYNEYLPEEKRYDSVAWLKSHPNLVITRTFSKAYGLAGLRVGYALAHEQITDMMNRVRQPFNVNSVAQAAAVAALRDVSFVKRTFDLNRQGMNQITDGLEKLGLEYIPSYGNFIAFRIADAGSIFRRLLALGVIVRPIANYDMPDWLRVSIGLESENAKFLTALRQAIGESK, from the coding sequence ATGAACTACGCAGAACTGGCACCCCCATACATCCGGGCGATCGCACCGTACCAGCCCGGCAAGCCGATCTCGGAGCTGGAGCGCGAGCTCGGCATCACCGGCATCGTGAAACTCGCCTCGAACGAGAACCCGCTCGGCGCGAGTGCGGCTGCCGTCGCCGCCATGCAGGAGGCGATCAAGACCATTGCGCTGTACCCGGATGGCAATGGATTCGAGCTGAAGGAGGCCCTGTCCAGGCGCTATGGCGTTGCGCATCCCGGGATCACGCTGGGCAATGGCAGCAACGACCTGCTGGAATTGATGGCACGGGCATTCCTGGCGCCTGGTGACAAGGTCGTCTACTCGGCACATGCGTTCGCGGTCTATGCGCTGGCGACGCAGGCGGTCGGAGCGACCGGCATCAGCGTACCGGCGACGAAGGGATACGGACACGACCTGCAGGCGATGCTGGAGGCTGCCAGGGAAAACAATGCCAAGATCGTCTTCATCGCCAATCCGAACAATCCGACCGGCACGTTGCTGGAAGCGGGCGAGTTGGCCGCATTCCTGCAGCATCTTCCGCCCGAAATCCTGGTGGTGCTGGACGAGGCATACAACGAATATCTGCCCGAGGAGAAGCGCTACGATTCCGTGGCATGGCTGAAGTCGCACCCGAACCTGGTGATCACGCGGACATTCTCCAAGGCTTATGGTCTGGCTGGGCTGCGCGTCGGCTATGCGCTGGCACACGAGCAGATCACGGACATGATGAATCGTGTGCGCCAGCCTTTCAACGTCAACAGCGTGGCGCAGGCGGCAGCGGTGGCGGCATTGCGTGACGTGTCCTTCGTGAAGCGGACGTTCGATCTGAATCGGCAAGGCATGAACCAGATCACTGATGGCCTGGAAAAGCTGGGGCTGGAGTACATCCCCTCGTATGGGAACTTCATTGCGTTCCGCATCGCGGATGCGGGGTCGATATTCCGCCGCCTGCTGGCATTGGGCGTCATCGTGCGCCCCATCGCCAACTACGACATGCCGGACTGGCTGCGCGTCAGCATCGGCCTGGAAAGCGAGAACGCAAAATTTTTGACTGCCTTGCGACAGGCGATTGGAGAAAGTAAATGA
- a CDS encoding class I SAM-dependent methyltransferase → MKFCLACKQPFDDSSWKCPACGHKPAERGGFVSFAPELAAQNDGFDPELFKRYAQVEAGNFWFVARNALLKKLMLRHFPRASSVLEIGCGTGFVLANTRATYPDAQLSGSDIFTEGLGFAKQRVPTATLFQMDATAIPFREEFDLIGAFDVLEHIEEDGVALAQIHAACKTGGGVIFTVPQHPSLWSRMDEYAHHKRRYTRVELLNKMYAAGFKVRYVSSFVSLLLPAMWLSRLLQRNAPPADDGMDPGLKIHPLLNAAFGAVMAVERGLLALGIRFPVGGSLLVVAEK, encoded by the coding sequence ATGAAATTCTGCCTGGCCTGCAAACAGCCTTTTGACGACTCATCCTGGAAGTGTCCCGCCTGCGGCCATAAGCCGGCGGAGCGCGGCGGGTTCGTGTCGTTCGCGCCGGAGCTTGCGGCGCAGAACGACGGCTTCGATCCCGAGTTGTTCAAGCGCTATGCGCAAGTCGAGGCGGGCAACTTCTGGTTCGTCGCGCGCAACGCGCTGCTGAAGAAGCTGATGCTGCGCCACTTTCCGCGCGCGTCCAGCGTGCTGGAGATCGGCTGCGGCACCGGCTTCGTGCTGGCTAACACGCGCGCGACCTATCCGGATGCGCAGCTCTCGGGCAGCGACATCTTCACCGAGGGGTTGGGGTTCGCGAAGCAGCGCGTGCCGACGGCAACGCTGTTCCAGATGGATGCGACGGCGATCCCGTTCCGCGAGGAGTTCGACCTGATCGGCGCGTTCGACGTGCTGGAGCATATCGAGGAGGACGGCGTTGCGCTGGCGCAGATCCATGCGGCCTGCAAGACGGGCGGCGGGGTGATCTTCACCGTGCCGCAGCATCCGTCGCTGTGGAGCCGCATGGACGAATACGCGCACCACAAGCGCCGCTATACCCGTGTCGAGCTGCTGAACAAGATGTATGCGGCAGGCTTCAAGGTGCGTTACGTCAGCTCGTTCGTGTCGCTGCTGCTGCCGGCGATGTGGCTGTCGCGCCTGTTGCAGCGCAACGCGCCGCCGGCCGACGACGGCATGGATCCGGGCCTGAAGATACATCCCCTGCTGAACGCGGCATTCGGTGCGGTGATGGCGGTCGAGCGCGGCTTGCTGGCGCTGGGCATCAGGTTCCCGGTGGGCGGTTCGCTGCTGGTGGTCGCAGAGAAATAA
- a CDS encoding methyltransferase domain-containing protein, with translation MAFPQLGWDIEFLKNNPAFQNDHYGVPVDARHIHYPIRMVRYWFMYHFLREEAARKGALDVCEIGVDVGQMLGFLKAAIELGGDPVPLASWDAVDAIIRKETLERVGYNNFYQVDLESPEFALGGKQYDAMILLHVLEHLFKPEELVAKLVPHLKPGGMLIGGFPSTPECMAQSREEKIRPGARKYGHVSVFSPKRVRDMAAASGLEVEFLTGAFFMRKKGFFLENCKWWLRFNLWFGAMFPGWPGETYWILRKPE, from the coding sequence ATGGCATTTCCGCAATTAGGTTGGGACATCGAGTTCCTGAAAAACAATCCGGCATTCCAGAATGACCATTACGGCGTTCCGGTCGATGCGCGGCATATCCACTATCCGATCCGCATGGTGCGCTACTGGTTCATGTACCACTTCCTGCGCGAAGAGGCGGCACGCAAGGGGGCGCTGGACGTGTGCGAGATCGGTGTGGACGTCGGGCAGATGCTCGGATTCCTGAAGGCCGCCATCGAACTGGGCGGCGACCCGGTGCCGCTGGCGAGCTGGGACGCGGTGGATGCGATCATCCGCAAGGAGACGCTGGAGCGCGTCGGCTACAACAATTTCTACCAGGTCGATCTGGAAAGCCCGGAATTTGCGCTGGGCGGCAAGCAATATGACGCGATGATCCTGCTGCATGTGCTGGAACACTTGTTCAAGCCGGAGGAGTTGGTGGCGAAACTCGTGCCGCACCTCAAGCCGGGCGGCATGCTGATCGGCGGTTTTCCTTCCACGCCGGAATGTATGGCGCAGTCCCGCGAGGAAAAGATACGTCCGGGTGCGCGCAAATACGGCCATGTCAGCGTGTTCTCGCCGAAGCGCGTGCGCGACATGGCGGCAGCCAGCGGACTGGAAGTGGAATTCCTGACCGGCGCGTTCTTCATGCGCAAGAAAGGTTTTTTCCTGGAAAACTGCAAGTGGTGGTTGCGCTTCAATCTTTGGTTCGGTGCGATGTTCCCGGGCTGGCCGGGCGAGACGTACTGGATACTGCGCAAACCTGAATAA
- a CDS encoding prephenate dehydrogenase/arogenate dehydrogenase family protein produces the protein MSKPQFKKIVVFGAGLIGGSFALALRKADAVGEVVGFGRSRATLDEALQLGILDRIGADEAVEVSDADLVLLATPVAQMAAIFARIAPHLGMQTLVTDGGSTKGDVVAAARGNLGDRIAQFVPAHPVAGTEKSGASAAYADLYRGRRVVLTPLPENAPETVARVRRAWESCGASVDELTPQQHDAVFAAVSHLPHLLSFALVHDLAQRDDRDLLLSFAAGGFRDFTRIAASSPEMWRDICLANRDALLGELEKFTAELKVLSLALEQCDADKLEQVFSEARKVRSNWHTH, from the coding sequence ATGTCCAAACCGCAATTCAAAAAAATCGTCGTCTTCGGCGCCGGCCTGATCGGCGGCTCGTTCGCGCTGGCGCTACGCAAGGCTGACGCGGTGGGTGAAGTGGTCGGTTTCGGGCGCAGCCGGGCCACGCTGGACGAGGCATTGCAACTGGGTATCCTCGACCGCATCGGCGCGGATGAAGCCGTCGAAGTGAGCGATGCCGATCTGGTGCTGCTCGCCACGCCGGTGGCACAGATGGCAGCGATCTTTGCGCGCATCGCACCGCACCTTGGCATGCAGACACTGGTGACCGATGGCGGCAGTACCAAGGGCGATGTGGTTGCCGCAGCCCGCGGCAATCTCGGTGACAGGATCGCGCAATTCGTGCCCGCGCATCCCGTTGCTGGCACGGAGAAGAGCGGCGCGTCTGCGGCGTATGCCGATCTGTACCGGGGCAGGAGAGTGGTGCTGACCCCGCTACCGGAGAATGCGCCGGAAACGGTGGCGCGCGTGCGTCGGGCATGGGAATCCTGCGGCGCGTCGGTGGACGAACTGACCCCGCAACAGCACGATGCGGTGTTCGCCGCGGTCAGCCATCTGCCGCACCTGCTGTCATTCGCGCTGGTGCACGACCTGGCACAACGCGATGACCGCGATCTGCTGTTGTCCTTCGCCGCCGGCGGTTTTCGCGACTTCACCCGTATCGCCGCGAGCAGCCCCGAGATGTGGCGCGATATCTGCCTCGCGAACCGCGACGCGTTGCTGGGCGAGCTGGAAAAATTCACTGCCGAGTTGAAGGTGTTGTCCCTTGCTCTTGAGCAATGCGATGCCGATAAGCTTGAGCAGGTGTTCAGCGAAGCGCGCAAGGTGCGCAGCAACTGGCATACCCATTAA
- a CDS encoding EamA family transporter has translation MSLISFVLIVTGVLFNVAAQLLIKAGTNAVGYFEYSRENILPIGWKLATEPHIIGAMGCYAFGVVIWVLALSRVQVSIAYPLLSLGYVVNAVAAWWLFNEAFNPAKVVGMGVIILGVLIISRA, from the coding sequence ATGAGCCTTATCAGTTTTGTCCTTATTGTCACCGGCGTGTTGTTCAATGTTGCCGCGCAACTGTTGATAAAGGCGGGAACCAACGCGGTCGGCTATTTCGAGTACAGCCGCGAGAACATCCTGCCGATTGGCTGGAAACTGGCGACCGAACCACACATTATCGGTGCGATGGGATGCTATGCGTTCGGCGTGGTGATATGGGTGCTCGCGTTGTCGCGCGTGCAGGTCAGCATTGCCTATCCACTGCTGTCGTTGGGTTATGTGGTGAATGCGGTGGCGGCATGGTGGTTGTTCAACGAGGCATTCAATCCGGCCAAGGTGGTCGGCATGGGCGTCATCATCCTCGGCGTTCTCATCATTTCGCGTGCGTAA
- a CDS encoding glycosyltransferase family 39 protein yields MNITNRYLLVLLAVIAAIWFSNLEYRTLVKPDEGRYAEIPREMVVSGDWTTPRLNELKYFEKPPLQYWATATAYTLFGEHQWTSRLWTGLTGFAGILLVWFAGVRLFGREAAGYAALLLSSSLLYVLMAHVNTLDMGVTFFITLGIVGLLLGQMQTEVKQQRNWMLVAWAGMALAVLSKGLMGIILPGAALFLYCVVKRDFSVLKRMHWLPGLAVFLAITAPWFYLVMKANPEFFERFFIYEHYTRFTTKDLGRYQPWYYFVPILLAGALPWTVTMFDAMWRTVRNATVPRGEFDSERFLLVWAVFVYVFFSISGSKLPSYLLPMFPPLALLMGKRIVAMRARALFWQLVPALLVPVALLALGLSMGRLADTPNQAELYPHYTPWLLAAALISLAGLAGGMTLLWRGRKPAAMLALALGALLTAQVGLSGYESVARERSAKHIAEAIRAEVRPDIPFYSVLTYEQTLAFYLKHTFILVQYRDEMGYGIEQEPHRWIPTVEEFAAVWDSQPEALAIVPVYFFPQLKSLGLPMRVIFEDTQHIVVKKP; encoded by the coding sequence ATGAATATCACGAATCGCTATCTGCTGGTCCTGCTCGCCGTGATCGCGGCGATCTGGTTCTCCAACCTCGAATACCGCACGCTGGTCAAGCCGGACGAGGGGCGGTATGCGGAGATTCCGCGCGAGATGGTCGTGAGCGGCGACTGGACGACGCCGCGCCTGAACGAGCTGAAGTATTTCGAGAAGCCGCCGCTGCAATACTGGGCGACCGCGACGGCCTACACGCTGTTCGGCGAGCACCAGTGGACCTCGCGGCTGTGGACCGGGCTGACCGGCTTCGCCGGCATCCTGCTGGTGTGGTTCGCCGGCGTGCGCCTGTTCGGGCGCGAGGCCGCGGGCTATGCGGCGCTGCTGCTGTCCAGCAGCCTGCTCTACGTGCTGATGGCCCACGTCAACACGCTGGACATGGGCGTGACCTTCTTCATCACGCTGGGCATCGTCGGCTTGTTGCTGGGGCAGATGCAGACCGAAGTGAAGCAGCAGCGAAATTGGATGCTGGTCGCATGGGCGGGCATGGCGCTGGCCGTGCTGAGCAAGGGTCTGATGGGCATCATCCTGCCGGGCGCGGCGCTGTTCCTCTATTGCGTGGTGAAGCGTGATTTTTCCGTGCTCAAGCGCATGCACTGGCTGCCGGGACTGGCGGTGTTCCTTGCGATCACTGCGCCTTGGTTCTACCTGGTGATGAAGGCCAATCCTGAGTTCTTCGAGCGCTTCTTCATCTACGAGCACTACACGCGCTTCACCACCAAGGATCTGGGACGCTACCAGCCCTGGTATTACTTCGTTCCCATCCTGCTGGCCGGCGCGCTGCCGTGGACGGTGACGATGTTCGATGCCATGTGGCGCACGGTGCGTAATGCCACGGTGCCACGGGGCGAATTCGACAGCGAACGATTCCTGCTGGTCTGGGCGGTGTTCGTCTATGTGTTCTTCTCGATCTCCGGCTCCAAGTTGCCGTCCTATCTGTTGCCGATGTTCCCGCCGCTGGCGCTGCTGATGGGCAAGCGCATCGTCGCGATGCGCGCGCGCGCGTTGTTCTGGCAACTGGTTCCCGCGCTGCTGGTGCCCGTGGCACTGCTGGCGCTCGGCCTGAGCATGGGCCGGCTGGCCGACACCCCCAATCAGGCCGAACTCTATCCGCATTACACACCGTGGTTGCTGGCCGCCGCGCTGATCTCACTGGCCGGGCTGGCAGGCGGGATGACGCTGTTGTGGCGCGGCAGGAAGCCTGCCGCGATGCTTGCGCTGGCGCTGGGGGCGCTGCTGACGGCGCAGGTCGGTTTGTCGGGTTACGAGTCCGTGGCGCGCGAGCGTTCCGCCAAACATATCGCCGAGGCGATCCGTGCCGAAGTCAGGCCGGACATCCCGTTCTACTCGGTGCTGACCTACGAGCAGACGCTGGCGTTCTACCTCAAGCACACCTTCATTCTGGTACAGTACCGTGACGAGATGGGCTACGGCATCGAGCAGGAGCCGCATCGCTGGATACCGACCGTCGAGGAATTCGCCGCAGTGTGGGACAGCCAACCGGAAGCGCTGGCCATCGTGCCGGTATATTTCTTTCCGCAATTGAAATCCCTCGGTCTGCCGATGCGGGTTATTTTTGAAGATACACAACACATAGTGGTGAAAAAGCCATGA
- the pheA gene encoding prephenate dehydratase: protein MSEELKQYREQIDRLDDELLQLVNRRAALAQQIGHLKEDGVVLRPEREAQILQRLQDNNRGPLSNAAVAQLFTEVMSQCRALEAPLSVAYLGPEGTFSELATLKRFGNAVQGQPCATIDDVFRAVESGTVHYGMVPVENSTEGAIGLTLDLLLQSTLQVCGELMLPIHQCLLAQQCELSSIRTVYSHPQSLAQCRNWLNVHLPHAALIPAASNAEAARLAAENPHSAAIAGKQAATRSGLKVCRENIEDDARNTTRFLVLGNQQVAPSGNDKTSLVLSAPNRPGAVHDLLVPLAKYGVSMTRLESRPARSGLWEYVFYMDIEGHQADAKVADALAELRQAAAFMKVLGSYPAAV from the coding sequence GAACTCAAACAATACCGCGAACAGATCGATCGCCTGGATGACGAGTTGCTTCAGCTCGTCAACCGGCGTGCCGCGCTGGCGCAGCAGATCGGCCACCTCAAGGAAGATGGCGTGGTGCTGCGTCCGGAGCGCGAGGCGCAGATATTGCAGCGCCTGCAGGACAATAACCGCGGGCCGTTGAGCAATGCCGCCGTTGCGCAGTTGTTCACCGAGGTGATGTCGCAATGCCGCGCGCTGGAAGCGCCGCTGTCGGTCGCCTATCTCGGGCCGGAAGGTACGTTCAGCGAACTGGCGACGCTCAAACGGTTCGGCAACGCGGTGCAGGGGCAGCCGTGCGCGACCATCGACGATGTGTTCCGTGCGGTAGAGAGCGGCACGGTCCATTACGGCATGGTGCCGGTGGAGAATTCCACCGAGGGCGCGATCGGCCTCACGCTGGATCTGCTGCTGCAAAGCACGTTGCAGGTCTGCGGCGAATTGATGCTGCCGATCCACCAGTGCCTGCTGGCGCAGCAATGCGAATTGAGTTCGATCAGGACGGTCTATTCCCATCCGCAGTCGCTGGCGCAATGCCGGAACTGGCTGAATGTGCATCTGCCGCATGCGGCGCTCATCCCGGCCGCCAGCAATGCCGAAGCGGCGCGACTGGCCGCCGAGAATCCGCATAGTGCGGCGATCGCCGGGAAACAGGCGGCAACGCGTTCCGGCCTGAAGGTATGCCGGGAAAACATCGAGGACGACGCGCGCAACACCACGCGTTTCCTGGTGCTGGGCAACCAGCAGGTTGCGCCGTCCGGCAATGACAAGACCTCGCTGGTGCTGTCCGCCCCCAACCGCCCGGGCGCCGTGCATGATCTGCTGGTGCCGCTGGCCAAATATGGCGTCAGCATGACCAGGCTGGAGTCGCGCCCGGCGCGTTCGGGACTGTGGGAATATGTGTTCTACATGGATATCGAAGGCCATCAGGCCGATGCAAAAGTGGCCGACGCACTTGCCGAACTCAGGCAGGCTGCGGCTTTCATGAAAGTTCTGGGTTCGTATCCGGCCGCTGTTTAG
- a CDS encoding DegT/DnrJ/EryC1/StrS aminotransferase family protein has protein sequence MSNILPFSRPTIDEATIAAVGDVLRSGWITSGPKVAEFEKKLSGYFGGRPVRTFNSGTCTMEIALRIAGIGAGDEVITTPISWVATANVILEVGATPVFADIDPVTRNIDLDKVEAAITPKTRAIIPVYLAGKPVDMDRLYAIANKHKLRVIEDAAQAIGSTWKGKPIGSFGDFVSFSFQANKNITTSEGGCLVLNNEEEVALAEKYRLQGVTRSGWDGIEVDVLGGKYNMTDIAAAIGLGQFAQLEAITAQRRKLARHYFDCFGADFEAQTGAQLPPKDFESTNWHLFQIVLPERITRAEFMEKMKALDIGIGYHYAPIHLFKLYRARGFKEGMFPVAERVGRQIVSLPMFYAMDGADVERTVAAVRGVLVLPSRLP, from the coding sequence ATGAGCAATATCCTTCCTTTTTCCCGTCCGACTATAGACGAAGCGACCATCGCTGCGGTCGGCGACGTGCTGCGCTCCGGCTGGATCACCAGCGGCCCCAAGGTCGCGGAATTCGAGAAGAAACTGTCCGGCTATTTCGGTGGACGTCCGGTGCGCACCTTCAATTCCGGCACCTGCACGATGGAGATCGCGTTGCGCATCGCCGGCATCGGCGCGGGCGACGAGGTCATCACCACGCCGATCTCGTGGGTGGCGACCGCCAACGTGATCCTCGAAGTCGGCGCGACGCCGGTATTCGCCGACATCGACCCGGTAACGCGCAATATTGATCTGGACAAGGTCGAGGCCGCGATCACACCGAAGACCCGCGCGATCATCCCGGTCTATCTGGCGGGCAAGCCGGTGGACATGGACCGGCTGTATGCAATAGCCAATAAACACAAACTGCGCGTGATCGAGGATGCCGCGCAGGCGATCGGCTCGACTTGGAAGGGCAAGCCGATAGGCTCGTTCGGCGATTTCGTCTCGTTCAGCTTCCAGGCCAACAAGAACATCACCACCTCAGAGGGCGGCTGCCTGGTGCTGAACAATGAAGAGGAGGTTGCGCTCGCGGAAAAATATCGCCTGCAGGGCGTGACGCGCAGCGGCTGGGATGGCATCGAGGTGGACGTGCTGGGCGGAAAATACAACATGACCGATATCGCCGCCGCAATCGGTCTCGGGCAGTTCGCGCAACTTGAGGCGATCACCGCGCAGCGGCGCAAACTGGCGCGGCATTATTTCGACTGCTTCGGTGCGGACTTCGAGGCGCAGACCGGCGCGCAGCTTCCGCCCAAGGATTTCGAATCGACCAATTGGCACCTGTTCCAGATCGTGCTGCCGGAGCGCATCACCCGAGCCGAATTCATGGAAAAGATGAAGGCGCTCGATATCGGCATTGGCTACCACTATGCGCCCATCCACCTGTTCAAGCTGTACCGTGCGCGGGGATTCAAGGAAGGCATGTTCCCGGTCGCCGAGCGCGTCGGCAGGCAGATCGTCTCGCTTCCGATGTTCTATGCGATGGATGGGGCGGATGTGGAGCGCACCGTTGCGGCGGTGCGCGGGGTGTTGGTCTTGCCGTCGAGATTACCTTAG
- a CDS encoding formyltransferase, giving the protein MSRAVVFAYHDVGCRCLNVLLAHGMDVALVVTHRDNPKETIWFDSVQRLAELHDIPVITPENPNAPEVVERIAELQPDFFFSFYYREMLKAPLLAIPKRGALNMHGSLLPKYRGRVPVNWAIIFGETETGATLHYMTEKPDNGDIVARQAIPILPNDTAHEVFRKVIVAAEMTLNDALPALLAGTAPRMKQDLSLGGYFGGRKPEDGIVDWSQSAQQIHNLVRAVAPPYPGATTTLMGKPMRILQTLVTGCTASGEQPAFYVKDGKAYAVCGSGVLRVVRFELEGVGMSAAEFAEEYGAGKFEFK; this is encoded by the coding sequence ATGAGCCGTGCGGTCGTATTCGCCTACCATGACGTAGGCTGTCGTTGTCTGAACGTGTTATTGGCGCACGGCATGGACGTGGCGCTGGTGGTGACGCATCGCGATAATCCGAAGGAGACCATCTGGTTCGACAGCGTGCAACGACTGGCCGAATTGCATGACATCCCGGTCATCACGCCGGAAAATCCGAACGCTCCCGAAGTGGTTGAGCGAATTGCCGAGTTGCAGCCCGACTTCTTCTTTTCGTTCTATTACCGCGAGATGCTGAAAGCGCCATTGCTGGCGATCCCGAAGCGCGGGGCGCTGAACATGCACGGCTCGCTGTTGCCGAAATACCGCGGGCGCGTGCCGGTGAATTGGGCGATAATCTTCGGCGAGACCGAGACCGGCGCGACGCTGCATTACATGACCGAGAAACCGGACAACGGCGATATCGTGGCGCGGCAGGCGATACCCATTCTGCCCAATGACACGGCGCATGAGGTATTCCGGAAAGTGATCGTGGCGGCGGAGATGACGCTGAATGATGCGTTGCCTGCGTTGCTGGCCGGAACCGCGCCGCGCATGAAACAGGACTTGAGCCTCGGCGGTTATTTCGGCGGGCGCAAACCTGAAGACGGCATCGTCGACTGGTCGCAGTCCGCGCAGCAGATACACAACCTGGTGCGCGCGGTGGCGCCCCCGTATCCCGGCGCGACCACGACACTGATGGGTAAGCCCATGCGTATCCTGCAAACGCTGGTTACAGGGTGTACGGCCTCGGGCGAGCAGCCGGCTTTCTATGTGAAGGATGGCAAGGCCTATGCGGTCTGTGGCAGCGGCGTGTTGCGCGTGGTGCGTTTCGAACTGGAGGGTGTCGGGATGAGCGCGGCGGAGTTTGCGGAAGAGTACGGCGCGGGAAAATTTGAATTTAAGTAG
- the aroF gene encoding 3-deoxy-7-phosphoheptulonate synthase has translation MIIVMGREVTEEQIGAVVKRLETAGLKANISRGIERTVIGAIGDERPLTEEMFTPLPGVESAMHIAKQYKIVSRESHRSDTVIDIGGIPLGGKQIQVIAGPCSVETQEQMDLSAKYVHAAGCRLMRGGAFKPRTSPYTFQGHGAEGLDMFRKAADQFKLPIVTELMDARQLDTFMEYDVDVIQIGTRNMQNFDLLKEVGRINKPVILKRGMSATISEWLMAAEYIAAGGNHNIIFCERGIRTFETYYRNVLDVTAIPVLKKETHLPVIVDPSHAGGKAWMVAALSQAAVAAGADGLLVEMHPSPCDAWCDADQALTPGELKQLMATLGAIAGAIGRTL, from the coding sequence ATGATCATCGTAATGGGCAGGGAAGTCACCGAAGAACAGATCGGTGCAGTGGTAAAAAGGCTGGAGACTGCGGGATTGAAGGCGAACATCTCGCGCGGCATCGAGCGCACCGTGATTGGCGCGATCGGCGACGAGCGTCCGCTGACGGAGGAGATGTTCACGCCATTGCCCGGCGTGGAATCGGCGATGCACATCGCCAAGCAGTACAAGATCGTGTCGCGCGAATCGCACCGTTCGGATACGGTGATCGACATCGGCGGCATCCCGCTGGGCGGCAAACAGATCCAGGTCATCGCCGGGCCCTGCTCGGTCGAAACGCAGGAGCAGATGGACCTGTCGGCCAAGTATGTGCACGCGGCCGGTTGCCGGTTGATGCGTGGCGGCGCGTTCAAGCCGCGCACCAGTCCCTATACTTTCCAGGGGCACGGTGCGGAAGGGCTGGACATGTTCCGCAAGGCGGCGGACCAATTCAAGCTACCGATCGTCACCGAGCTGATGGATGCGCGCCAGCTGGATACGTTCATGGAATACGATGTGGATGTGATCCAGATCGGCACGCGCAACATGCAGAACTTCGACCTGCTGAAGGAAGTCGGGCGCATCAACAAGCCGGTGATCCTGAAGCGCGGCATGTCCGCGACCATCAGCGAGTGGCTGATGGCGGCGGAATACATCGCGGCGGGCGGCAACCACAACATCATCTTCTGCGAGCGCGGCATCCGCACCTTCGAGACCTACTACCGCAACGTGCTGGACGTGACCGCGATCCCGGTGCTGAAGAAGGAGACCCACCTGCCGGTGATCGTCGATCCCTCGCACGCCGGAGGCAAGGCCTGGATGGTCGCGGCGCTGTCGCAGGCTGCGGTCGCCGCCGGTGCGGACGGCCTGCTGGTCGAGATGCACCCGAGTCCCTGCGACGCATGGTGCGACGCCGACCAGGCGCTGACCCCCGGAGAATTGAAACAGTTGATGGCCACGCTGGGCGCCATCGCCGGCGCGATCGGGCGGACGCTGTAA